The Afifella aestuarii DNA segment TCGAAGGTATTGGTCTTCCGATCTTGGGGACGATCTCGCTCAACGTCTTAAGCCGCCTTCCGTCGAACCGATGCAGCCGTGTGAGGTTCTGGGAGGAAATCCGTTTCGTCCGGAACCGCCTGCTTCATGACAACGGAAAACCCACGCGCGTGGTGCTCGTCGTCTCGGCGATGCCGCGGGAAGGCAGGTCGCTTGCCGCGGTCGCGCTCGCTCAAAGCTTCGCGGCGACGGGGAGAAGGGTTCTCCTGCTGGATGCCGACCTCCGGCATGGGGCGGGTGACCATGCGGCCGCGCCATCGGCTGGGAAAACCGGGCTCAGCGATCTTCTCGGTGCGTATGGCGGGAAGGGACGAGCCGGGCTGCGTGACGCGATCATGGCGGTCGAGGGGACCTCGCTTCATGTTCTCGCTGCCGGGAGTGCTGCTGGAAGTGATGCAAAGGCCATCGATGCTCTCGCATCGCCGGTCTTGCCGAAGCTCATCGAAGTCCTCAGACGTGACTACGACGTTATCGTCATCGACAGTCCGCCGCTCAACGTGGTCTCCGACGCGACCTCCCTCGCCACGCTCGCCGATCAAACGCTGCTTCTCTGTCATATTGGGCGTTTCTCGCCGGATGCCGTCGACGAGACGATCACACTCTTGCGCGCCTGCCGCGCGGAGATCTCGGGTGTCGTTCTGACCGGCAACAGCGTTTTCGCGAAAGAAGGCATTTTGCGCCATGGCGCGCCGGTTCCGTCGCGGGCGCAAAAGGGGCTTACGAGACTGCGTCCGACCCTCACGGCTGCCTCGCTCGTGAAGGCCTATCCTACCCCGCAGCCCGTTGGCGGGGCATCCCTGCCGGAAGCTGCGGCCGCCTCTCCGTCCTAGGATGAGCGCCGGGGGACCGGCGGTTCCGCCGCCGGCGAGCGACACTGGGCGAGATTGGGTCTCCGAGGGAGCGCCGCGCGCCCGTGCTTCCCCAAGCGGATCTGCGCCCGCCGGCGGTGGGCCGGGTCGTTTCGTTTCCGCTTGTGGCGGGCCTGCTTCGCGTGGACCTGCTTCTGATGGGCTTTTGCGCCGTGCCTTGCTGCAGGTGCAGGTTCTGGCGCTGATCGGGATCATGACGGCGCCTGCGTTCACGAGCGCGGCCGGCCTCCTGCGGCTCGCTCTACCGGCGGGGGCTCTTGCCGTTGCCGTCTTCTTTCTGCTGCGGGGCGATATGAGGCGGTATATCGCCTTCTGCCTCTGGCTCTTTCTTCTAACGCCGTTCATCCGGCGGATGGTCGATTTTCACGCCGGCTTTCTCGATTACAGCCCTCTGCTGCTTTCGCCTTATGCGGCGCTCGCCCCGTCTGCCGGCGCCCTTGCCTTTGCCATGGCGAATCTCCGTCACCCGATGTCGGCCGGGCTTCTCCTCGTCGTTGCCGCTGCGGTCTATGGGCTGATGCTGGCCGCTCTCAACGGCCAGTTTCTCCCTGGTGCCGTTGATTTCCTTCTCTGGGTGTTGCCGGCGGCATTCGGCATGTTCGTGGCGTGCAACCCCTCCTGGGTTGGACAGCTGCGGCGCGATCTTACCGTGTTTTCGCTCTTCGCGGGCATCGTTCTCGGCCTCTACGCGCTCTATCAGTTTCGCTACATGCCCGGCTGGGACGCGCTTTGGATGAAGAAGACGCTCATGCCGACGATCGGCGAACCCTATCCCTATAAGGTTCGCGTCTTCGCCACGATGAACTCGCCCGCATCCTTGGCCTTGTTTCTGCTCCTGCCGCTGTCGATGCTCATCGTTTCAAAAGACGCCCTGCGCTGGGTCGCTTTGGCGCTCGGCTTCGTGGCGCTCGGCCTCACGGCGGTGCGGACCGCCTGGGTCGGCATCTTCATCATCGGTGCTTATTGTTTTCTCCTCGGCTCCGGCCGCATCAGAACCTCGATGCTTGCGCTCGCCCTCGTGCTCGTGGTGGTGGCGCCCATGGCCTTGCTGACCGACCAGGGGACGAGGATTGTCAGTCAGCGGATTGAATCCATGCTCGATGCCCGCTCCGACGTCAGTGCCAATGAGAGGCTTCACGTCTATTCGGCGGCGTTCGAGGAAATGGAGCGGCATGTTTTCGGCTCCGGTCTCGGGGGATCGCGGGCCGATCCGGCCACCAAGAGCGGCGTTCAGGCGATGCAGATCGATAGCGGCCCGATAGCCGCGATGCTGGCGGTGGGTGTCGTCGGCGCTCTCGTTTATTACGTCGGGATCGGCTTCGTCGTTGCCTTTCTCTTCGTTCAGGGCGCCGCCTTGAAGGCGGAGGAGAGGGCGCTCGTTCTCGCCTCGCAGGCAATCGCCGTGTCCTATCTCGTGATGAGCCTCCTGATCCCGGCTACTTTCGGGGAGCATGGTGTCGTCTTCTGGTTCATGCTCGGGATGGGGGTGGCCCAGATCACGGCTGCGCGTGCGAAGATGCGCCTGCCATCACAGGATCGAGGCTCGCTGGGTGCCGGCGTCGTGGATGGCCCTATCGCCGCCACCCTTCCAACGCATCCCTGATTGCCGCGTTGAGGCCGGAATCGATGGCCGGCAGCGTGTCGTCTGGCGGCCTCTTACAGATGAATGAGCCGATCACGCAGATAGCGGAGGTCCGCAAGGGTCAGATAAGGACGCGGCAGCGGCAGCTTCAGCGAGATTTTGATCCCGATCAGGATGAGGGTGAGGCGGAGAAGCGTGACCGCGAGGATCGCCCAGGCCGCTCCGAGTGCGCCGTCGCGGGAGGCCATCACGTAAACCGAGACCAGCATGGCCGCAAAGCATGTCGCCTCCACGGCGGAGACATAGCCCGGGCGGTTCAAGGCCTGGAAGAGCTGCGCGCTGATATTGGCGAGGCCGAAGATGATCGCCTCGGCAAGAAGGATGTGGAAGATCGGAACCACGGGCGCGAATTCCTGGCCGTAGAGCAGCACCAGGAGCGGCGGTCCCCACCACATGCCTGCCAGCCAGGTGATCAGAAGAAGGGCAAGGGCAAAGCGAAAGGTCTGGTCGAAATGGCATTTCGCAATGTTCGCTTCGGCCCTCGCCATCTTGGAGAGGAGCACGCTGTTGATCGGCATGATCCACGCCATGGCGATGCGTGAAAAGCTGAAGGCGATCACATAGAAGCCGAGCTCGGCAGGGGCGACGAGGCCGATCAGGATCAGACGGTCGGTATATTCTGCACAGGTGGTGACGATGTCGGCAGGCCCGGCGCGCAGGCTGTAGGAGAGCATCGATCGTGCATGGCGTCGAAAATCGCCTCGTGCGACGCCCATGCGGACCAAGAAGGCCGGAATCTGCGTGACGAGAGCCAGGCTGATCCCCGCAATCGAGGCCAGGACGGCGGCTTGCCAATTCAGGTCGGCGAAGCCCAGCACTCCCATCAGCGCGAAGAAATAGAAAAGGTTGGGGGCGAGGCGGCCGTAATTGTTGAAGGTGAAGGCGCCCAACCCGATGAGGACGCAGCACAGAAGCGCCTGCGAACCGCCGAAGATAGAGGCAAGAGCTGCGATGCGGGCGTAGAGGATCGCTTGCTGATCGTACTGCGTCATCAGGTGGGGGATCGCGAGGAGCGCGACCGTCAGAACGAGGCTTCCCCAGCCGGCCGCCAGTACAAAAGCGATCTGCGCGATCCTTGCCCGGTCATCGCGGTTCTTGGCCACATGATAGGTCGTGGCGGCGCCGATGCCGGCCGTGGAGATCAAAGCCAGGAACTGCGTCCAGAGCACGACCGCGGAATAGATGCCGCGACCGTCCGGCCCAAGGAGCCGCGCGGTGATGATGCCGGTGACGATGTTGACGAAGAGGATGGCGGCAAAGGTCGCCATCGATTGCATGACGGCATAGATGGCGGTGGGCGCTTTGAGGATCCGGCCCGGCAGATGCAGGAGGCTCGCGGCGAGAATGGTGCGCATGGATGGGGCGGCCGTGGCGCCATCGCCACTGATGGGCGCGATGTTGACGGCCGCGATGTCGGCTTTCGCCTGATCGGCTCCTACAACCACAGGGCGGGCTTTCGGGTGCATTCGGGCCCGTCTTGATTGGCGGTGCCGGGATTGCCTTTGATGAGAGCCGGGTTCGCCTGTGAGGAGCCCGGCCGAGAGGCCGCGAACAGGCCCGGATGCCTGCGCCGACCCGAGGTTGTTTTTTCGCAGGCGAGCCGCATCCTGCGGTCGCCGAGAACCCTCTCGTAGATCTCGGCAATGCGGGCCCGGAATACGTCCGGCGAAAACTGCTTCCGCGCTATGCTCGCGACAAAAGAGGCAGGTACGTGCTCTTGCTGTCTCAGGACCGCGAGCACGGCCTCGGCCACGGCGTCCGCGTCGTCCCTGGGGACGAGAGTGCCTCCCGTCTCCGTGCAGACGGCCTCGCGCACGCCGCCGATATCCGTGGCGACGACCGGTCGGCCCACGATTTGTGCCTCGGCGAGGACCATGCCGAAGGATTCGTTGCTCGTTGAGGTCAACGCCACGACGTCCATCCCGGCCATCCACGATGGCATGTCGGTCTGAAAGTCGGTGAAGCTGACGCGGCCGCGCAAGGCCGGGGTCTCCGCCATGTGATGGAGACGATTTGCGTAGTCTTCCTTGTCTTTGAGGGCGAGCGGGCCGACGACCCAGAAATGCGCACCGGGCTCCTTAGCTGCGATCTTCTCGGCAGCCTCAAGGAAAATATGCTGCGCTTTTCGCGGCTCGATGACGCCGAAGATGCCGATATTGTAGCGCGCGCCTTTGTCGACGATCGGTGCGGCCGGGCGTGCTCTGGCCGCCTTCTCGATGAACGCCGGATCGACGCCGTTCGGGACGATCTCGATGCGTTCGTGGGAGACGCCGATCGTCTCGAGAAGTTCACGGCTCGCTCCGGAAACGCAGATGAAGCGGTCGACATGACGGGCGGTCCAGCGGAGCGCGAGGCGGTGCTGTGGTTTGATGGGCAGGACTTCATGCACATGCATGACGACCGGAATGCCGAGGCGACGGGCGGCGGGGAGCGCGTACAGCGCACCGACCGGGTGGTGAACGTGAACGAGCTTGATCTCTCCGGAGGCGAGCAGTCGTCCAATCTGGCGGCTGCCGGCTCGCCACGCCTGGAGATAGTTCCATAGTGCGAGAGGGTCCGAGGTGGCGCGCATCCGCTCGAAGCCGCAATCCGCAAGCGGGATCGAAAGCGAGCGGGCAGCCGCCGCAAGATCACCGCCGCCGGGGCAGGCGAGGACAGGGGAATAGCGGTAAGGCTTCATGCCTCGCGCGAGCGTCAGGATCACGCGCTCGGCGCCGCCGAGAAAGCCGACGCGGCTCACATGGAGAACGGCGCGCTCTGCACACATGCTGGGACCCTCATCTTGAACCATTGCCCCACAGGCGCGGAGCCGTGCCGAGCGTCTGCTCATGACGGGGCGCCGTTTGGCTAAGTTTTTAGATGAAGACGGAATATTCTTGGCGCAGTCAATATATAATGCTAATTAATTTATAATTATGCTAATCCCAAAAGTGGCTCGAATGCTCGACCTGCCGAAAGCCGCAGAGCGAGTGCTTTGGCTGAGGCGCATGCGCCTGGTTGCTGCGTCGGGCTGGTTGTTGTGCCAGAGCGGCGCTCGTCTCCTTTCGGGGAGGGCGGTGAGCTTGTGTGGGCGTGAGGCTTTCGGGTCTGGAGGGAGAATGCGGGTTGCTCTGATCCACGAAGCGCTGACCGTCTACGGTGGGGCCGAAAAAGTGCTCGAGGAGCTGATGCGGATGTTTCCGGAGGCTCCCGTCTTCGTTCCGCTCTACGAGCCGTCGGCGTTTCCGGAGATTTTCCATAAGGCCGATATTCGTGCCACTTGGATCAACCGGCTGCCGCTGGTGCGGCGCCATCACCGCGCGCTCTTTCCCCTCTATCCTCTGCTGATGAGCTCGATCGACCTCTCTGGCTACGACCTCGTCATCAGCAGCTCTTTCAACTTCGCGCACAACGTGGTCACGCCGCCCGAGAGCTGCCATGTGTGCTACTGCCATTCTCCGCCCCGTTTTCTCTGGGATTACAACGCCTATGCCCGGCGCGAGGGCTTTGGCGTCTGGAAACGGCGGCTCGTGGAATCCATGCTGCCGCGGCTTCGTTCCATGGACCGGGCCGCGGCGCAGGGGGTCGATTTCTGGGTGAGCACGAGCACTCTCGTGGAACAGCGGATCCGAAAAACCTACCGCCGTCGCAGCACCATCATCCCCCCGCCTGTCGATGTGAACGAGTTCAGGCCGGGAAGTGGTCGTGGCGAGTACTTTCTGCTCTTGATGCGTCTCGTCGGCTGGAAGCGGCCCGATATCGCCGTCAAAGCCTGCAGCGAGCTCGGCGTGAAGCTCGTCGTCGCCGGTGACGGCCGGGAGATGCGGCACCTCAAGGCCCTTGCCGGGCCGAGCGTCGAATTCGTCGGTCGCGTGGATGGGGAGGCGAAGGCCGAGCTTTATCGCAATTGTACCGCCCTGATCCTCACCTCGGTGGAGGATTTCGGCATTACGCCGCTTGAGGCCATGGCCTCCGGGCGTCCCGTCATCGCATTGGGTGAGGGGGGCGCTCTCGACACGGTTGTTCCCGGCGAGACCGGGGAACTCTTCGACGAACAGACCTGCGAGAGCCTCAAACGGACCCTCCGACACTTCAATCCGAAGCGCTATGATCCTGCTTCCATTCGCCGGCATGCAGAAGTTTTTGACAGCCGTCAGTTTCGGACAAAGCTGAACAGCTTTCTCGGTCGCTCGGTCCGTCTCTATTCTCGGAGGATGAGCGAAGCCAGTGTCGCCAGCGTCGATGAGCCAGACCTCGGCGACGGTTCAGAGGCGCGTGCTTCGGACTGGCAAGAGAAGCCTCGGTTTCCGGCGCAAATGCAGCTTTAAGTTTTGTATACTGCTAGGTGTTCGATCGTTCAATCTTTCCAATCTACAAGGAAACCGGAAAGTTCCCTTAGAAGATAGATGGTATTTTAATCCAATTTGAAATCCATCTTGTTATGTCTCTCATTTCTCCATATAATTTTCCGAGGTGATTGCTTGTAGGTGCGTGTTTATGTCGTGTCGCGATATCTCCACTGGCGAAAGCTGTGAGCAATGCCGTTTCTGGGCGCGTCAAGGCAATAAATTTGCCGGGGAATGCCGCCGTTACCCGCCGCACTTTTCCGAAGGGTCACATGGTCGCCCGCTGGAATTGAAGCGGGTCTATCCCATGGTCCCTCCAACGGATTGGTGCGGGGAATTCAGGCCCCGGGTGGCGGAATTACTTTAATTTCGGTCTGGGCCTTACTCGGAGACTGAGTGGCGATACTTCGTGGCGCGCTTGATGTTTCCGCGTCGGCAGCGCGCGACTTCGGGGGGCGCCGCTCAGAGGGAGCTATGAGCGGCGATCGTTTTCCCAGATCGTGTGGATGCGATGCGCGCTTGGTGTCGAAATCTGAAACAGCCGTGCCACTTCGATCTGCTTCATGCCGCGATCGAAGGCGGCATAGACCGCAGTCTTACCGAGGCGCGTCAGCCGGTCGCCCTTTTTCCAGGCGGGGTTGAACGCGCTGAGGTCGACAGGGCTGGCCTGCCCGCCCGGGCGGAGTTGTGCGATCGCCTCGTCGAGCGCAGCCGCCGCGGCGAGGCAATAATCGCGCTGCGCCTCCAGGTATCTGACTTTCGCCTCCGGTGAGAGGATGTCGTACTCAGGCCTCTCCAGGAACGGCCGCATCATCATGTTCGCAATTCTCCCTCCGGATTGGTGATCGGAGACCTCAGGTGGCCTGCCGGGCGTCCCGAATCGTTGGTTCCCTGCCTAAATCTTGTTTATGGGGGCACGAATTTCTAGAGCAATAGGATAAAATTGCGGCCTCTATTGCTACATTTTGTTGACTTTTTCTATTTTCTTGATGTGATGCCAGCCTACGTAATCCGCGACCCCTGCCGTCTCGGACCGATGCCGCTGCGGATTGAAGGTGTCGAGGATATGTTGGCGTATCGGGGCCTCTTGCTTGTCTGTGCTGCTGCCGGGTGCTGGTTCGCCTTGTATTGTGTGGTGGGCTGTGCCGCCTCGGCAGAAAGTGGTTCGTGTCGGGTGCCGGATCCCGAGCGGATGGCCGTTCCATTCGAATTTGCTCGGACGTTCCTCTCTCCTTTTTACCCGAGCTATGCGCTGAATATCGGTGTCCTCCTGCCGCAGGTCGCGGCCTATCGAATTGCCCTCCCGGGGAGCAAGGCAGGAGGTCTCATCGAGAGAGAAGCAGGTATGAGCGGGGTTCTACTCCGCCGGAGTGGGTGATGCCGTGTCACCTTCGCTGGCTGAAGATGACATCCATATCTGGACCTGGCGGCTCGACGGCGATTTCCTGAGTGCGTGCGGTGACTGTCTCACCCCTGAGGAGAGAGATCGCTGCGCAGGGCTGTCTGAGCCTCATGCTCAGATCCGCTTTGCCGCGGCCCGCAATGGTCTCCGGTTTCTGCTGGCCCGTTATCTCGGGGGCGAGCCTTCGGAGGTCAATTTGAAAGAAGGTCGGTGCGGGAAGCCTGACCTCGGCTTGGGCGCCGACATGGCGTTCAATCTCGCGCATGCTGGCGACCTCGCTGCCGTCGCACTGTGCCGTGGCGGGGAGGTGGGGATCGATATCGAAGCGGAAACGGCGGGACATATCGAGCTCCGTGGGATCCTCTCTGCGGAGGAGGAGCAGCAGCTTCACCTGCTCGGCCTCTCTCCCGACCGTTCCGTTCTGCTTCAGATCTGGGTCTGGAAAGAGGCAGTGTTGAAGGCGTCGGGTCTTGGTCTGTCGGTTGATCCCGCCAAGGTCGTTCTCACTTTCGAGCGGCAGGGACGCCGGCTCGCGGCACGAAACGGTGCGGTGCCAGGTTTCGGCTCTTATGAGCTTCGGAGTTTTGTGCCGGTGCCGGGGTTTGTCGGGGCGGTGGCCGTGACGCGGGAAGGTCTGCGGATGCTCTCTTTCTCGCTTTGCCGCGAATATCTGAACGAGGCATGCCGGATGTGGTCGGACGTGGGTCGGATTAAGGCCTCATAACTTGCCTGGACCGCCCTCCGTGTAGCCCATCTCCAGAGAGATCCGTGACGCGGCGTTGCAGACCTGCCTGACCAATTCATCCTGACGGGCTTCGTCGAAGCGGTACATGGGCAGCGTGATGGTGATGGCACCGACAGGGCGGTGCTGAAGGTCGCGCACGATTGCGGAAATGCCGCCGGCATCTTCGGAAAGCTCGCCGCGATTGATGGCGAAGCCGCGCATACGGATCTCGTCGATCTGGCCGCGAAGTGCCTGCGGGTCCGTGATTGTGCAGGGTGTGTGGCGCGGCAGGGTTTCCGCAAGGATCGCTTCGATCTCCGCTTCGGGCGCGAAGGCCAGTAGCAGCTTGCCCGACGCCGTACAGTGGGGTGCGTTGCTCTGGCCGGGTCCTGCATAATGCGTAATCGCGTTGGTGCCGATGACCTGGTCGAGGCTGATCGCTTCCAGCCCGTTCCAGACGCTGAAACTCGCCGTCTCGCCTGTGTCGTGCGCCAGCCGCTCCATGTGTTTGTGTGCGATCGTGGAGATGCCGCGGCTCGTGAGGATCGGCGCTGCGATGGCGATCAGGCCTATGCCCAGGATGATGCGTTCGCTCGCCGGCTCGCGCTCCAAAAGCCCCTCGTCTTCGAGCGTGGCGACGACCCTTGAAATCGAGCTTTTGTGGAGCCCGATGCGGCGCGCGATCTCGTTGATGCCGATACTTCCGCCTGCCTGCGACACGCAGCGCAGAACCTCCACGGCGTGCCTTGCGGCGACAACCCCGGGACGGCGGGCGGCTGGTTCTGCTGAATTCTTGGGCATCGCTGCATTCTGACCTTTTCGAGGCATCTCGTGCTTGACCTCTGTCAGATGAAAGTCAATCATAGCTAAACGCAACAGCGTTGCGCAATGCGCAACAACAGGAAACGATTTGATGAAGGCCAAAACGGCATTCCGTGAGGTGGTGCGAGAACTCGAGGCGCGAGGCGCCCTTGCAACCGTCTCGCGGCAAGTTGATCCCAAGCACGAACTGACGGCTGTCATGCGGCAAATGCAGAAGAGCGAGAACAAAGCGCTTCTGTTTCGTTCCGTTGCCGGTTCCGACCAGCCGGTCGTAACCAATGTCTTCGGTTTCCGCAGCCACGTGGCGGCTGCTCTCGGTCTCGAAGAAGCCGATCTGCTTTCTTCGCTCGTCCAGTTGGAGAACCAGCGTCTTCCGACGGAAAGAGTAGACGAGGCTCCCGTTCAGGAAGTCGTCGTGGCTGGCGCCGATGTCGACGTCTCCCGCGATATTCCGCAGGTGGTGTTCTCGGAGCTCGATGCCGGGGCCTATCTGACGGCCGGTGTGTTGATCGCGCCGCATCCGGAGACCGGTGTCTACAATGCCTCATGGAACCGTTGCCAGCTCGTTGGCGGCGACCGGATGCGGGTGCGGATGATGCCGCCTCAGCATCTTGGGCGCTATCATCAGGTGGCGGAGGAAAAAGGGCAGAATCTTCCCTGCGCCATCGTCATCGGAGCGCCTCCGGGAGTGATGTTTTCAGCCGCTTCGAAAGTGCCCTTCGAAGTGGATGAGCTGGAAGTGGCCGGCGCCTGGCAGGGCAGTCCCTTGCGCGTCACGCGCTGCAAGACGATCCCCGTCGATGTGCCGGCGGATGCGGAGATGGTGATCGAAGGGGAAGTCATCGCCGGCGTGCGCGAGGATGAGGGTCCCTTCGGCGAATTCACCGACGGTTATGTGCCGGTGATGAAGAACCACGTCTTTCGTGTGACCGCCATCACGCGGCGCCGCGATGCGATCTATCATGCGATCCTCGCCGGCGGCACCGAAGATCTCAATCTCGTCGGCGTTCCGATCCAGACCGAGATCTACAAAAAAGTCTCGTCCTTCGTGCCGCGCATCCGCGACATCGCCACTCCTGGCTATGTCTTTGGCTGCGTGATTTCCATCGAGAAGAAGAGCGAGGATCAGTCGAAGAATGCCGTGCTTGCGGCTATTGCTGCCTATTCGTGGACAAAAGTTGTCGTTGTCGTCGATGAGGACGTTGATCCTTTCAACGCGGCCGATGTTCTATGGGCGATTCAAACGCGTGCGACGCCCGATACCGGCGTTTACGTTTTTCCGCGTGTGCCGAGCTATACACGCGAGGACGTGCGGGAGGTGCATCGCGGCAAGATCGGCATCGATGCGACCGTGCCGCTGCATATGAAGAAATTGTTCGAGCGACGACGCTTTCCGGGAGAATCTGACGTGCGTCTGGAGGAGTATATCGATGGCGGGTGTTAGCCTCGAGAATATCGGCGAGGCGATCGACCATCTGGTCACGGCGCCCATGTCGAATTGGACGATCCTGAAAGGCATTCCGCTTCTGAAGCTTTATGCGCGGGCCCGGGAGAAAGCTGGCGGGGAGGCGGTGACGCTCACCGCTACGCGCCTTCTGGAGAATCGCGTGGGGCCAGGTGACCGGGTCCTCGTCTTGAGCGGCTTCATCATGCGAGATTACGGGCTGCCGGAAACGGATGGGCCGATCGGCGCGGCCGTTCTGGCGCGCGCCCTTGCCATCGCTCTCGGCGCCGTGCCTATCGGTATCTCCGAGGCCTCTGTCGTGCCCTGCATGGAGGCGTGTTTTTCGGCTGCGGGTCTGATCCCGGCCACGCCTGATACCCTCGGCTCCGGACGCAATCGCTGCGCACTCCTCGACTTTCCTGTCGATGCGGCCGAGGCGGAGCGCGCGGCGGCCGAAATTCTCGACCGCTATCAGCCGAAAGCCGTCATCGCGGTCGAGCGGCCGGGCGCCGGCGCGGACGGGCATTATCACGGCGGCGGCGGTTTCGAGATCTCTGGCTTCACGGCCAAAACAGACGTTCTCTACCGGATGGCACGCGAGCGTGGCATCGCCACGATCGGTATCGGCGATCTCGGCAACGAGCTCGGTATGGGCACAGTCGCCGACGAGGTCCGGGAATATGTGCCGCTCGGCGAGACGATCGCCGCCGAACAGCCGGCCGACGTGACGG contains these protein-coding regions:
- a CDS encoding UbiD family decarboxylase, giving the protein MKAKTAFREVVRELEARGALATVSRQVDPKHELTAVMRQMQKSENKALLFRSVAGSDQPVVTNVFGFRSHVAAALGLEEADLLSSLVQLENQRLPTERVDEAPVQEVVVAGADVDVSRDIPQVVFSELDAGAYLTAGVLIAPHPETGVYNASWNRCQLVGGDRMRVRMMPPQHLGRYHQVAEEKGQNLPCAIVIGAPPGVMFSAASKVPFEVDELEVAGAWQGSPLRVTRCKTIPVDVPADAEMVIEGEVIAGVREDEGPFGEFTDGYVPVMKNHVFRVTAITRRRDAIYHAILAGGTEDLNLVGVPIQTEIYKKVSSFVPRIRDIATPGYVFGCVISIEKKSEDQSKNAVLAAIAAYSWTKVVVVVDEDVDPFNAADVLWAIQTRATPDTGVYVFPRVPSYTREDVREVHRGKIGIDATVPLHMKKLFERRRFPGESDVRLEEYIDGGC
- a CDS encoding O-antigen ligase family protein — encoded protein: MRRALLQVQVLALIGIMTAPAFTSAAGLLRLALPAGALAVAVFFLLRGDMRRYIAFCLWLFLLTPFIRRMVDFHAGFLDYSPLLLSPYAALAPSAGALAFAMANLRHPMSAGLLLVVAAAVYGLMLAALNGQFLPGAVDFLLWVLPAAFGMFVACNPSWVGQLRRDLTVFSLFAGIVLGLYALYQFRYMPGWDALWMKKTLMPTIGEPYPYKVRVFATMNSPASLALFLLLPLSMLIVSKDALRWVALALGFVALGLTAVRTAWVGIFIIGAYCFLLGSGRIRTSMLALALVLVVVAPMALLTDQGTRIVSQRIESMLDARSDVSANERLHVYSAAFEEMERHVFGSGLGGSRADPATKSGVQAMQIDSGPIAAMLAVGVVGALVYYVGIGFVVAFLFVQGAALKAEERALVLASQAIAVSYLVMSLLIPATFGEHGVVFWFMLGMGVAQITAARAKMRLPSQDRGSLGAGVVDGPIAATLPTHP
- a CDS encoding glycosyltransferase, whose amino-acid sequence is MRVALIHEALTVYGGAEKVLEELMRMFPEAPVFVPLYEPSAFPEIFHKADIRATWINRLPLVRRHHRALFPLYPLLMSSIDLSGYDLVISSSFNFAHNVVTPPESCHVCYCHSPPRFLWDYNAYARREGFGVWKRRLVESMLPRLRSMDRAAAQGVDFWVSTSTLVEQRIRKTYRRRSTIIPPPVDVNEFRPGSGRGEYFLLLMRLVGWKRPDIAVKACSELGVKLVVAGDGREMRHLKALAGPSVEFVGRVDGEAKAELYRNCTALILTSVEDFGITPLEAMASGRPVIALGEGGALDTVVPGETGELFDEQTCESLKRTLRHFNPKRYDPASIRRHAEVFDSRQFRTKLNSFLGRSVRLYSRRMSEASVASVDEPDLGDGSEARASDWQEKPRFPAQMQL
- a CDS encoding 4'-phosphopantetheinyl transferase family protein — protein: MAFNLAHAGDLAAVALCRGGEVGIDIEAETAGHIELRGILSAEEEQQLHLLGLSPDRSVLLQIWVWKEAVLKASGLGLSVDPAKVVLTFERQGRRLAARNGAVPGFGSYELRSFVPVPGFVGAVAVTREGLRMLSFSLCREYLNEACRMWSDVGRIKAS
- a CDS encoding IclR family transcriptional regulator — protein: MPKNSAEPAARRPGVVAARHAVEVLRCVSQAGGSIGINEIARRIGLHKSSISRVVATLEDEGLLEREPASERIILGIGLIAIAAPILTSRGISTIAHKHMERLAHDTGETASFSVWNGLEAISLDQVIGTNAITHYAGPGQSNAPHCTASGKLLLAFAPEAEIEAILAETLPRHTPCTITDPQALRGQIDEIRMRGFAINRGELSEDAGGISAIVRDLQHRPVGAITITLPMYRFDEARQDELVRQVCNAASRISLEMGYTEGGPGKL
- a CDS encoding lipopolysaccharide biosynthesis protein, whose product is MHPKARPVVVGADQAKADIAAVNIAPISGDGATAAPSMRTILAASLLHLPGRILKAPTAIYAVMQSMATFAAILFVNIVTGIITARLLGPDGRGIYSAVVLWTQFLALISTAGIGAATTYHVAKNRDDRARIAQIAFVLAAGWGSLVLTVALLAIPHLMTQYDQQAILYARIAALASIFGGSQALLCCVLIGLGAFTFNNYGRLAPNLFYFFALMGVLGFADLNWQAAVLASIAGISLALVTQIPAFLVRMGVARGDFRRHARSMLSYSLRAGPADIVTTCAEYTDRLILIGLVAPAELGFYVIAFSFSRIAMAWIMPINSVLLSKMARAEANIAKCHFDQTFRFALALLLITWLAGMWWGPPLLVLLYGQEFAPVVPIFHILLAEAIIFGLANISAQLFQALNRPGYVSAVEATCFAAMLVSVYVMASRDGALGAAWAILAVTLLRLTLILIGIKISLKLPLPRPYLTLADLRYLRDRLIHL
- a CDS encoding DUF4392 domain-containing protein produces the protein MAGVSLENIGEAIDHLVTAPMSNWTILKGIPLLKLYARAREKAGGEAVTLTATRLLENRVGPGDRVLVLSGFIMRDYGLPETDGPIGAAVLARALAIALGAVPIGISEASVVPCMEACFSAAGLIPATPDTLGSGRNRCALLDFPVDAAEAERAAAEILDRYQPKAVIAVERPGAGADGHYHGGGGFEISGFTAKTDVLYRMARERGIATIGIGDLGNELGMGTVADEVREYVPLGETIAAEQPADVTVVANISNWGAYGIAACLAASTGREAAFHDGREEERLIEACVRAGAIDPVGGQFRLYVDGTDARTNAAMVDLLRSLVVLSREGANVTDYQTSWQKR
- a CDS encoding glycosyltransferase, which gives rise to MCAERAVLHVSRVGFLGGAERVILTLARGMKPYRYSPVLACPGGGDLAAAARSLSIPLADCGFERMRATSDPLALWNYLQAWRAGSRQIGRLLASGEIKLVHVHHPVGALYALPAARRLGIPVVMHVHEVLPIKPQHRLALRWTARHVDRFICVSGASRELLETIGVSHERIEIVPNGVDPAFIEKAARARPAAPIVDKGARYNIGIFGVIEPRKAQHIFLEAAEKIAAKEPGAHFWVVGPLALKDKEDYANRLHHMAETPALRGRVSFTDFQTDMPSWMAGMDVVALTSTSNESFGMVLAEAQIVGRPVVATDIGGVREAVCTETGGTLVPRDDADAVAEAVLAVLRQQEHVPASFVASIARKQFSPDVFRARIAEIYERVLGDRRMRLACEKTTSGRRRHPGLFAASRPGSSQANPALIKGNPGTANQDGPECTRKPALWL